ATCGTAAATTTAGATTGTGCGTATCCAAATTCGGCTTGTCCATAAAGCATCAATAGATTTACTCTTGCAAAACCTCCAAAACCTACTGAATTGCCTGAGCTATCCGAGTGGTAGTCATTTGTTGAGATTGAAGTTATATTAGTTGATACGATAGGACCGAATTGTAGCAATTGGGCAAATGAATTTGCACTGATACATAATAGTGTAATCAAAAAAATCTTTTTCATGGGTGTAAATTATTAAGGGGGGATATAATTAAGCTATTAAAATTAACTATTATTAGTCGGAATCGAAAGACATATTTTGTTTATTTTTTATTGACTTTAGAAGTGTCATTTTTATTTATTTGGACTTTAATAGGATGAGATTTCTTTAGGAAAGTTTTAAAAGGGAAAGTTGATTGTGTTGTTGGATTTTATATAGGTTAATTCTGTGAAATAAAATAAGTAAAGAGCTATTTAAGTTGAAGTTTGTAATGTTATAAGAGGGATAAAATAATTAATTCTAAATTTGGTTTCTTAGCTAATTAAAAAGAATAACGATGACAATCAAAGAAATTCCTGCCGAAGCAACTTGGGCAATTCGGCATAAAGTGATGTGGCCTGAGATGCCTTTTGAATTTGTACAGTTAGAGGAAGATGATTTAGGGATTCATTTTGGATTATATAATGAATCGAAACTAGTTGCTATTGTTTCTTGTTTTGATGATCATAACGAAATGCAATTTAGAAAATTAGCCACTTTGACCGAGGAGCAAGGAAAAGGTTTTGCAACACTATTGCTAAATTATATTTTTCAACAAGCTAAGGATAAGGGAATAAAGCGAATTTGGTGCAATGCAAGAGTAAATAAAAAATCATTTTATGAGAAATTGGGTTTAATAGATACGAAGGTTACTTTTTTTAAATCGGGACAAGAGTTTGTAATAATGGAACTGTGTTTATAAATTTTGATTGTTTAATTAATAATGTATATCTGGTTCATATATAGTTGTTTAATGATTGTGGAACGCTATTTGTGTAGATTAAAGCTTATATTTCTGTGAGTTATAAATTTTTATTAATAAATTATCCTTTATACTTCACTAAAAAAACTATTTTTGAATTCTGTATAAATTAAGATTGAAATGCATAAAAATCAGCACGTAATACTATTTTTTTTATTTTTTATTTTTTTAGGGTGGA
The nucleotide sequence above comes from Flavobacterium branchiarum. Encoded proteins:
- a CDS encoding GNAT family N-acetyltransferase codes for the protein MTIKEIPAEATWAIRHKVMWPEMPFEFVQLEEDDLGIHFGLYNESKLVAIVSCFDDHNEMQFRKLATLTEEQGKGFATLLLNYIFQQAKDKGIKRIWCNARVNKKSFYEKLGLIDTKVTFFKSGQEFVIMELCL